A region of Haliotis asinina isolate JCU_RB_2024 chromosome 9, JCU_Hal_asi_v2, whole genome shotgun sequence DNA encodes the following proteins:
- the LOC137295846 gene encoding uncharacterized protein — MVGSTARRSANHPSGTLYQGIAMAREMGLPENQIRAARVQNIPDEIKALPYFYAKFGDSKIATRYVEQHAQGPGYYLLRLSSKGDNYLSLSVSIANSSVRHVNVVIERRPALKYYIVEQVKFNSFHELCTYYHTHRICNLEQIENVKLLHPINQGADSREDYVLSSSPVNGAGVPIPRKNSDTSLPKTPSSGQLTARFDYVEELPPIPVSGGRTQKDSNPLRPLPKTPKSNTETRPPCPPPPGYEGNSELYYSRPRDVSKNRIDELRQILRDSEVCDCGVNLSDSELPQGWTLHKSHDAASYGCLFYQSNQGDTTWNLPLHIVPEITPRMKKVIIDLSHQSGKAPPAILFPPYQDQMRGRTDGGQQNGVGTVHGRGTRKRSDVG, encoded by the exons ATGGTTGGGAGTACTGCACGGAGAAG TGCCAACCACCCATCCGGAACACTCTATCAGGGCATCGCTATGGCTCGGGAAATGGGTCTCCCAGAGAACCAAATACGAGCTGCCAGAGTTCAGAACATTCCCGATGAAATCAAAGCCTTACCATACTTCTATGCAAAATTTGGTGACAGCAAAATT gCAACAAGATATGTTGAGCAACATGCACAAGGTCCTGGGTACTACTTGCTGCGTCTCAgctccaagggagataattattTATCTCTTTCAGTCAG CATAGCGAATTCTTCTGTCCGGCACGTGAATGTAGTCATTGAGAGAAGACCAGCTTTGAAGTACTACATTGTGGAACAGGTAAAGTTCAACAGCTTCCACGAACTCTGCACTTACTACCATACCCACCGAATCTGTAATCTGGAACAGATTGAGAATGTCAAACTCTTACACCCAATCAACCAAGGGGCTGACTCAAGGGAAGACTATGTACTATCATCGTCACCAGTTAATGGAGCAGGAGTACCCATTCCCAGAAAGAATTCTGACACAAGCCTGCCCAAAACACCAAGCTCAGGGCAGCTGACAGCGAGATTCGACTATGTAGAGGAACTTCCTCCGATCCCTGTATCAGGTGGTCGGACACAGAAAGACAGCAACCCCTTGCGACCACTCCCGAAGACACCAAAGTCCAATACTGAGACTCGACCGCCTTGTCCACCACCTCCTGGATATGAAGGCAACTCGGAACTGTACTATTCCCGCCCAAGAGATGTAAGCAAAAACAGGATCGATGAACTTCGACAGATTTTAAGAGACTCGGAAGTGTGTGATTGTGGCGTAAACTTAAGTGACTCCGAACTCCCTCAGGGCTGGACCTTACATAAGAGTCACGATGCGGCATCATATGGCTGCCTCTTCTACCAAAGCAACCAAGGGGACACAACTTGGAACCTTCCTCTACACATTGTACCAGAAATCACTCCCAGAATGAAAAAAGTCATCATTGATTTGAGTCATCAGAGCGGGAAGGCACCCCCAGCAATTTTATTTCCACCATATCAAGATCAGATGAGGGGGCGAACAGATGGTGGACAGCAGAATGGGGTGGGCACTGTACATGGAAGGGGGACAAGGAAGCGGAGTGATGTAGGTTGA